A window of the Henckelia pumila isolate YLH828 chromosome 3, ASM3356847v2, whole genome shotgun sequence genome harbors these coding sequences:
- the LOC140889247 gene encoding uncharacterized protein, giving the protein METLLKRSQSFKPPTWKGTENSVDYDSWLEDIEQLFESLEYFDGRRIRLVVHQLHDVAKGWWIAAKKALDNQEKGAEFASLQQRQLNIEEYVAKFTSLLKFSPHIANNDEAQVYQFINGLNPDVFTLVNAGRPNNFFDGLNHAKGANLVLLEYNATNVEVVMPATNVEVYLAVVIFVIRQDILREFSRNVVLREQLVEFHLDQHLSLIGNPLKYTHFSRNHRLDRRNPDSASHTFISEQFSILHALPIEPFSTVVSVTSPLETDQRWQTNGSFMKRAEGFLIYAIDVMKTSPKLVDLSVVSEFADVFPDEIQGLLPDREVEFSIELMPGTQPILKDPYRMAPVELKELKDQLEDLLAKGY; this is encoded by the exons ATGGAAACTTTGTTAAAAAGATCTCAGTCCTTTAAACCGCCAACATGGAAGGGAACTGAGAATTCTGTTGACTACGATAGTTGGTTGGAAGATATAGAGCAGTTGTTTGAATCCCTCGAATATTTTGACGGTCGCCGAATTAGACTTGTTGTACACCAACTACATGACGTTGCAAAAGGTTGGTGGATAGCAGCAAAGAAAGCATTGGATAATCAAG aaaaaggagcagagtttgctaGTCTGCAACAAAGGCAGTTgaacattgaagaatatgttgccaagttCACGAGTCTGCTGAAATTTTCTCCCCATATAGCAAACAATGATGAAGCTCAAGTTTATCAatttataaatggcttgaatccggaTGTCTTCACTTTAGTGAATGCTGGACGACCAAATAACTTTTTTGATGGCCttaatcatgcaaagggagcaaaTCTG GTTCTTCTGGAGTATAATGCAACAAATGTGGAGGTCGTCATGCCAGCGACCAATGTAGAGGTGTATTTGGCAGTTGTCATATTTGTAATCAGACAAGACATTTTGCGAGAGTTTTCCCGCAACGTGGTCCTGAGAGAGCAGCTGGTGGAATTTCATCTCGACCAGCACCTCAGTCTGATAGGCAATCCTTTGAAGTACACTCATTTTAGCCGCAACCATAGGCTAGATAGGAGGAATCCAGACA gtgcatcacatacatttatCTCTGAACAATTTTCTATATTACATGCTTTGCCTATTGAGCCATTTTCCACTGTAGTATCTGTCACTTCACCTTTGGAGACAG accagAGATGGCAGACAAATGGAAGTTTTATG AAaagagcagagggatttctgatttatgctaTAGATGtgatgaaaactagcccgaagtTGGTAGATTTGTCggtggttagtgaattcgctgatgtctttcctgatgagattcaaGGATTGCTTCCAGATCGAGAGGtagaatttagcattgaactgatgccaggtacgcaacctaTTTTGAAAgatccttacagaatggcaccagttgaattgaaagaattgaaggatcaACTTGAAGATCTTTTGGCTAAGGGTTACTGA